Within the Deltaproteobacteria bacterium genome, the region TTTTTCTGAAACTTCTCGTATTTTTTACGGAATCTCTCGATGCGTCCCGCCGTGTCCACTAGTTTCTGCTTTCCGGTGAAGAACGGGTGGCACTTGGAGCATATTTCAACGCTGATATCTTTTCTGGTGGAACCCACTTCCACTGTGTTGCCGCAGGCGCACTTTATGGTTGTATCGGCGTATTCCGGATGAATATCTGGTTTCATGTCTACTATAACCCCCTGCAATAATATAAATTAATGATTCCGGTCCGAAGCCCGGCAGCGCAAAAGCGCTTTGTCAGGCATTCATTGAATCCAGAAAATGTTTATTATCCTCTGTTCCCGTCATTTTATCAAGCAAAAACTCGAGGCTGTCAATGGGATTTAACGACGACAGCAGTTTTCTCAAAATCCACACCCGGTTCAGGGTGGCTTCGTCGAGCAGCAGTTCTTCCTTGCGCGTACCCGATTTGTTGATGTCGATGGCCGGGAAGAGGCGCTTGTCTGCGAGCCTTCTATCCAGCTGTATTTCCATGTTGCCGGTACCCTTGAACTCTTCGAAAATGACCTCGTCCATGCGGCTTCCGGTGTCCACCAGCGCCGTGGCGATGATGGTCAGGCTGCCGCCGTCCTCGATATTCCGCGCCGCCCCGAAAAACCGTTTGGGGCGCTGCAGCGCGTTGGAGTCCACACCGCCGGACAGGATCTTGCCACTGGGCGGCATCACCGAGTTGTAGGCCCGGGCGAGCCGGGTGATGCTGTCCAGCAGGATGATGACATTTTTCTTGTGCTCGACCAGCCGTTTGGCTTTTTCGATAACCATCTCCGCCACCTGAACATGGCGTTCCGCCGGTTCGTCGAAGGTGGAGCTGATCACCTCTCCCCTGACCGAACGCTCCATATCCGTCACTTCCTCGGGCCGCTCGTCGATCAGGAGGACAAAAAGCTCGATGTCCTTGTGGTTGGCCACAATGCTGTTGGCGATGAACTGAAGCAGCATGGTTTTACCGGTTCTCGGGGGCGAAACGATCAGCCCCCTCTGGCCGAACCCGATGGGCGTCATCAGGTCCATGACGCGGGTCGAATAGTTTTCCGGGTCATTCTCCAAATTGATCTTCTTTTCCGGATACAGGGGCGTCAGGTTGTCGAAGAGGATTTTGTCCCGGGCCACTTCGGGGTCCTCGTAATTGACGGCTTCCACCTTCAGCAGGGCGAAATAGCGTTCCGATTCTTTGGGCTGGCGAATCTGTCCGGACACGGTGTCCCCGGTTCGCAGATTGAACCGGCGGATCTGAGAAGGCGACACGTAAATGTCATCCGGTCCCGGAAGGTAATTGTAGTTCGGCGCCCTGAGAAAACCGAATCCGTCCGGCAGGATCTCCAAAGTCCCTTCACCGAAGATCAAACCGTCTTTTTCGATCTGGGCCTGCAGCAGTGCAAAGATCAGTTCCTGCTTGCGCATGCCCGCGGCACCGTCGATGTGAAGCTCTTTGGCCATTTTGGCCAGCTTGCTGATTTTCTGTTCCTTTAGTTCGACAATGTTCATCGATTCATAACCCCTTTTCATTGAATTTCTGTAAAGCCCAACGGCACTGAATTGCTGCACCTCGCCGGCAATCATCCTTACCGCATACCATTCTGTCTGATTTACATCAAAGGATCGTGAGCAGGCCGTTGTCTGCAGTTTGCATCTAACTCTATATAAAAATATGCGTATCTACGGGTGTTTTATGACCTGCCGGCTGTTTGAGGACTATATGAGTGTCTTTCTTGACCTTTTGATTATGCAGAATTCGGGTATTTTCTTACAAGGCGGGTACATGCCTTCACTTGTTCTGTGTATATAAATAATTCATCCTTGCCCCTATGTCAAGCTTTTTAGCGGGCTTCCACAAAGCGGCAATGGGAGCGGAAGCGCTTCTTGACGGAAACGGCGTAAACAACGTAGGGTATTGGTTACTCAACGCCCACAAGCCACCGAGTGATATGTAATGGGAAAAAAATAAAACCGATCACGAAAGCACGAAAACGGGAAAACACGAAAATTTTCATGGTCCTTTTCCTGCTTTGGACTTTCGTGTTTTCGTGATCAAATCCTTATCTTTTCCGGTTTATCCGGGTTAGGTCAAACATGATAAACATCCACCACCCATTGCCGGATACAAACGACGACGTCTTCCTGGTGGGCGGTTCCGTCAGGGACTCCTTGCTGAAGCAGCGGCCGCTGGATTATGACATCGTCGTAAAAACGGATCCGAAGCGATACGCCCGCGAACTGGCGGCCATGCATCGAACCCGTGTGATCGACATGGGCAGGGGGGCCAAGCGTATCTGGCGCGTCGTCGGCAGGAATGTCGTTTTCGACGTGTCCCTGCTCAAGGGCGCATCCATCGAAGAGGACTTAGGGCTGCGCGATTTCACCATCAACGCCATGGCCTGGGATATCAGGGCGCGCAAACTCGTCGACATCGCCGGCGGCCGGAAAGACCTGGCCGGCAAAACCGTCCGCATGGTATCCCCGGCTGCTTTCGATCACGATCCTGTCCGGCTGCTGAGGGCCTACCGCATCGCCGCCAAAACCGGGTTCGGCATCGAAGCGCGCACGACCGCCGCGATCGGGCAAAAAGGGCCCATGATACGGCTGGCCCCCGGTGAACGTGTCCGCAGCGAGTGGTTTACCCTGCTCACATACCCTTCCGCCGCCCCCGCCGTCAGGGCCATGGCAGCCGGCGGCCTGATCCTGGAACTGTTCCCGGAACTGGCGGATCTCAAGAAATGCCCCGGGAACCGGCACCACGCCTATGATGCGTTC harbors:
- the rpmE gene encoding 50S ribosomal protein L31; amino-acid sequence: MKPDIHPEYADTTIKCACGNTVEVGSTRKDISVEICSKCHPFFTGKQKLVDTAGRIERFRKKYEKFQKKS
- the rho gene encoding transcription termination factor Rho, which codes for MNIVELKEQKISKLAKMAKELHIDGAAGMRKQELIFALLQAQIEKDGLIFGEGTLEILPDGFGFLRAPNYNYLPGPDDIYVSPSQIRRFNLRTGDTVSGQIRQPKESERYFALLKVEAVNYEDPEVARDKILFDNLTPLYPEKKINLENDPENYSTRVMDLMTPIGFGQRGLIVSPPRTGKTMLLQFIANSIVANHKDIELFVLLIDERPEEVTDMERSVRGEVISSTFDEPAERHVQVAEMVIEKAKRLVEHKKNVIILLDSITRLARAYNSVMPPSGKILSGGVDSNALQRPKRFFGAARNIEDGGSLTIIATALVDTGSRMDEVIFEEFKGTGNMEIQLDRRLADKRLFPAIDINKSGTRKEELLLDEATLNRVWILRKLLSSLNPIDSLEFLLDKMTGTEDNKHFLDSMNA